In one window of Desulfonatronum thioautotrophicum DNA:
- a CDS encoding DUF370 domain-containing protein: MSKTSLLNIGYGNFVVSSRIITIVNPTSSPMRRLREEAKADKRLIDATQGRKTRSIVITDSNHVILSAIQAETIGQRFTTRDDMADEEK; the protein is encoded by the coding sequence ATGTCCAAGACGAGCCTCTTGAATATCGGATACGGCAATTTTGTCGTCAGTTCCAGGATCATCACCATTGTCAACCCCACTTCTTCTCCGATGCGCCGCCTGCGTGAGGAAGCCAAGGCGGACAAGCGGCTGATCGACGCGACGCAAGGACGGAAAACCCGCTCCATCGTCATCACAGACTCCAACCACGTCATTCTCTCCGCTATCCAGGCCGAAACCATCGGGCAGCGCTTTACGACCCGAGACGACATGGCGGATGAGGAAAAGTAG
- the tatC gene encoding twin-arginine translocase subunit TatC, producing the protein MTLMDHLGELRTRLTRCAVATILGFLICYAFSKQLFGIMMAPLMEVMPPDSTLIFTGLPEAFFTYVKTAFVAGLFLVSPYLFYQIWQFIAPGLYEHERKYMIPIAVISALFFISGALFCYFVVFPFGFEFFMGYADEMIRPMPSLREYFSFSLKLLLAFGVIFELPLFIFFLARLGLVTPASLRKKRKYAILLSFVVAAILTPPDGITQILMSGPLIILYEVSIYVAHFFGKKKPKPNVDEEEQ; encoded by the coding sequence ATGACCCTCATGGACCACCTTGGAGAGCTGCGGACCCGGTTGACCCGTTGCGCCGTGGCCACGATCCTGGGTTTTCTGATTTGCTACGCGTTTTCCAAGCAGCTTTTTGGGATCATGATGGCTCCGCTGATGGAGGTCATGCCCCCGGACAGCACCTTGATCTTCACGGGCCTGCCCGAGGCCTTTTTTACCTATGTCAAAACGGCCTTTGTGGCCGGTCTCTTTTTGGTCAGTCCGTACCTCTTTTACCAGATCTGGCAATTCATCGCCCCTGGGCTCTACGAGCACGAACGAAAATACATGATCCCCATCGCGGTGATTTCCGCGCTGTTTTTCATCAGTGGTGCCCTGTTCTGCTATTTCGTTGTTTTTCCCTTCGGCTTTGAATTCTTCATGGGTTATGCCGACGAAATGATCCGTCCCATGCCCAGCCTCAGGGAATATTTCAGCTTTTCCTTGAAGCTGTTGCTGGCCTTTGGTGTGATCTTCGAGTTGCCACTGTTTATTTTCTTCCTGGCACGGCTCGGGTTGGTGACGCCCGCCTCGCTGCGCAAAAAGCGCAAATACGCTATCCTGCTCTCCTTCGTTGTGGCCGCCATTCTGACACCACCGGATGGAATCACCCAGATCCTGATGTCCGGTCCGTTGATCATTCTCTATGAGGTCAGTATCTATGTAGCTCATTTTTTTGGAAAAAAGAAACCCAAGCCCAATGTGGACGAGGAGGAGCAATGA
- a CDS encoding YicC/YloC family endoribonuclease: protein MTIPVSGQVRSMTGFGSISFQDDYGCQNWEVRTVNSRYLEVKWRIPGYCRRLEHAWEKVVRSRLARGRVDISLDLRLSRPDVVCPTLDIIQAQGILNQIRELAGKADLPFQPDLNQLVHQTSLWRDPAGDLPKAMVQSLGTGLLMVLDDVQEFRSREGCILRDDILARLERMQRIVTEIQEQVGQRAPRRLEMLRERVNTLLQDIKIGSDGASLVLDEPRLLQEIALIADRQDVSEELTRLSAHLEESVRILTELADSGRRLDFLFQECLREIATCGNKVQDADLSRDVVAFKAELEKCREQVQNLE from the coding sequence ATGACCATCCCGGTTTCGGGACAGGTCAGGAGCATGACCGGCTTTGGGAGCATATCCTTTCAGGATGATTATGGCTGCCAAAACTGGGAAGTGCGTACGGTCAATTCCCGGTATTTGGAGGTCAAATGGCGGATACCGGGGTACTGCCGTCGCCTGGAGCATGCCTGGGAAAAGGTCGTTCGTTCCCGATTGGCCCGTGGGCGGGTGGACATCAGCCTGGACCTCCGGCTCAGCCGCCCTGATGTGGTCTGTCCCACTTTGGATATCATTCAAGCCCAAGGCATCCTTAACCAAATTCGAGAGCTGGCGGGAAAGGCGGACCTTCCATTTCAGCCCGACCTGAACCAATTGGTGCACCAGACGAGCCTCTGGCGGGACCCTGCCGGGGATCTGCCCAAGGCGATGGTTCAGTCTTTAGGTACCGGGCTCCTGATGGTCTTGGACGATGTCCAGGAGTTCCGGTCCCGGGAAGGCTGTATTCTGCGTGATGATATTCTGGCACGGTTGGAGCGTATGCAGCGGATCGTAACCGAAATTCAGGAACAGGTAGGGCAACGTGCGCCCAGACGGCTTGAGATGCTGCGGGAGCGCGTCAACACGCTGCTTCAGGACATCAAAATCGGATCGGATGGCGCATCCCTTGTTCTGGATGAGCCTCGGCTCTTGCAAGAAATCGCCCTGATCGCGGATCGGCAGGACGTCAGCGAGGAACTCACCCGGCTTTCCGCGCACCTTGAGGAATCGGTGCGCATACTGACCGAGCTTGCGGATTCCGGCAGGCGACTGGATTTTCTGTTTCAGGAGTGTTTGCGAGAGATCGCCACCTGCGGCAACAAGGTCCAGGACGCCGACCTCAGCCGTGACGTCGTTGCGTTCAAGGCGGAGTTGGAGAAGTGTCGAGAGCAGGTTCAAAACCTGGAATAG